The following are encoded together in the Kribbella sp. CA-293567 genome:
- a CDS encoding L-rhamnose mutarotase codes for MTRLALHSRLIPGTEEAYELEHARVWPELITVMTAAGIHDWTIWRSGRDLFHLVDCDDYEAAVAQLTDNPVDRRWQEHMSQFVEGFAQNPEGLAGQSLRHVWTMSEQVD; via the coding sequence GTGACCCGCCTAGCACTGCACAGCCGACTGATCCCCGGCACCGAAGAGGCCTACGAGCTCGAACACGCCCGCGTCTGGCCCGAGCTGATCACCGTCATGACCGCGGCCGGCATCCACGACTGGACCATCTGGCGCAGCGGCCGAGACCTCTTCCACCTGGTCGACTGCGACGACTACGAGGCCGCCGTCGCCCAACTGACCGACAACCCGGTCGACCGCCGCTGGCAGGAACACATGAGCCAGTTCGTCGAGGGTTTCGCCCAGAACCCCGAAGGCCTGGCGGGCCAGTCGCTGCGGCATGTCTGGACGATGAGCGAACAGGTCGACTAG
- a CDS encoding VOC family protein, translating to MVEQSVPWPPGTPIWVDLAADDAEAAAGFYAGLFGWDCERQTTRDYWICKLDGEDVGGIGPKQPGTEHLPSRWTTYLATDQLDRTLEAVAAHQGTQLLKREIEDHGRMALAADPNGAIFGLWQATDHIGTERTTGPGRLVWSEALSEDFETSRKFYTSVFGYRAEEIGGYSRYAALYAADKPVVGTGELHPDFPAGTPPHWLPYFAVSSTDHTIDQVSKAGGKLLGAPLETDFGRMAVLDDPQGARFAAIQLG from the coding sequence ATGGTCGAACAGAGCGTGCCGTGGCCACCCGGTACGCCGATCTGGGTCGACCTCGCCGCCGACGACGCGGAAGCCGCCGCCGGCTTCTACGCCGGCCTGTTCGGCTGGGACTGTGAGCGGCAGACCACTCGCGACTACTGGATTTGCAAGCTGGATGGCGAGGACGTCGGCGGCATCGGCCCGAAGCAGCCGGGCACGGAGCACCTGCCCAGCCGCTGGACGACGTACCTGGCGACCGACCAGCTCGACCGCACGCTCGAGGCCGTCGCCGCCCACCAGGGCACCCAACTGCTGAAGCGCGAGATCGAGGACCACGGCCGGATGGCGCTCGCCGCCGACCCCAACGGCGCGATCTTCGGCCTCTGGCAGGCCACCGACCACATCGGCACCGAGCGCACCACCGGTCCCGGCAGGCTGGTCTGGAGCGAGGCGCTCAGCGAGGACTTCGAGACCTCTCGGAAGTTCTACACCTCGGTCTTCGGCTACCGCGCCGAGGAGATCGGCGGCTACAGCCGGTACGCCGCCCTGTACGCCGCCGACAAGCCCGTCGTGGGCACCGGCGAGCTGCACCCCGACTTCCCCGCCGGTACGCCGCCCCACTGGCTCCCATACTTCGCGGTCAGCAGCACCGACCACACCATCGACCAGGTCAGCAAAGCCGGCGGCAAGTTGCTCGGCGCCCCACTGGAGACCGACTTCGGCCGGATGGCCGTCCTGGACGACCCGCAAGGCGCCCGCTTCGCCGCCATCCAGCTCGGCTGA